The following are encoded together in the Lysobacter silvisoli genome:
- a CDS encoding glycoside hydrolase family 99 protein produces MRLRAALALCALWLAACAAPQRDALPAPHPRAIVFYYNWYGSPEHDGARLHWAHPVLKLRPQDPDSPEIPGGGDIAADFYPALGEYSSADPAVAERHMAMIAQAGIGVVAVTWLGREDPSYRSLRALFDAAARHGLRICFQIEPASRPTLAAARAQLLAAVDDFGRHPAFYRDPGTGRPLFFVYDSYQLPASDWARLLRAGGAESIRGGAYDADVIGLWVQAGEGPYFLASGFDGVYTYFASRGFTWGSTPEHWPQLQRWADEHGLRFIPSVGPGYSDRRVRPWNRANERGRQDGAYYDAMFAAAADSGAQWVSITSFNEWHEGTQLEPAAPRDGAGRYSDYAPLPPDHYLRRTRYWLSRFPTAPAP; encoded by the coding sequence GTGAGGCTGCGCGCGGCGCTGGCGCTGTGCGCGCTGTGGCTGGCGGCCTGCGCCGCTCCGCAGCGCGACGCGCTGCCGGCGCCGCATCCGCGCGCGATCGTCTTCTACTACAACTGGTACGGCAGCCCCGAACACGACGGCGCGCGCCTGCATTGGGCGCATCCGGTGCTCAAGCTGCGGCCGCAGGACCCGGATTCGCCCGAGATCCCCGGCGGCGGCGACATCGCCGCCGATTTCTATCCGGCACTGGGCGAGTACAGCAGCGCCGATCCGGCCGTGGCCGAGCGGCATATGGCGATGATCGCGCAGGCCGGCATCGGCGTGGTCGCGGTGACCTGGCTGGGTCGTGAGGACCCGAGCTACCGCAGCCTGCGGGCCTTGTTCGACGCCGCGGCGCGGCATGGCTTGCGCATCTGCTTCCAGATCGAACCGGCGTCGCGGCCGACGCTGGCGGCCGCGCGCGCGCAGTTGCTCGCCGCGGTCGACGATTTCGGCCGCCACCCGGCGTTCTACCGCGACCCGGGCACGGGCCGGCCGCTGTTCTTCGTCTACGACTCCTACCAGTTGCCCGCATCGGACTGGGCCAGGTTGTTGCGCGCGGGCGGCGCCGAGTCGATCCGCGGCGGCGCCTACGACGCCGATGTGATCGGCCTGTGGGTGCAGGCCGGCGAGGGCCCGTACTTCCTCGCCTCGGGCTTCGATGGCGTCTACACCTACTTCGCCAGCCGCGGCTTCACGTGGGGTTCCACGCCCGAGCATTGGCCGCAGCTGCAGCGCTGGGCCGACGAGCACGGCCTGCGCTTCATTCCCTCGGTGGGGCCGGGCTACAGCGACCGCCGGGTGCGGCCCTGGAACCGCGCCAACGAGCGCGGTCGGCAGGACGGCGCCTACTACGACGCGATGTTCGCCGCGGCCGCCGACAGCGGCGCGCAGTGGGTCTCGATCACCTCGTTCAACGAATGGCATGAGGGCACGCAGCTGGAGCCTGCGGCGCCCAGAGACGGTGCCGGCCGCTATTCCGACTACGCCCCGCTGCCGCCCGACCACTACCTGCGCCGTACCCGCTACTGGCTCTCGCGTTTCCCAACGGCACCAGCGCCCTGA
- a CDS encoding glycoside hydrolase family 47 protein, with translation MKLRTLACLIAAALIAGCAQPAADSAATPSTPAPTATVAPAATVDEAEAARLAEQVKQETRHAWQGYKRYAWGRDALKPLSKSGHDWYAHSLLMTPVDALDTLVLMGLKTEADEARELIATQLGFDHDMYVQNFEVTIRLLGGLLSAYQMTGDERLLKLADDLGRRLLPVFDSPTGLPYTHVNLRTGKTRGKVSNPAETGTLLIEFGMLSKFTGNPVYYDKAKRALVETYNRRDPKTGLVGSWIDVESGRWTDTGSHIGGGIDSYYEYLYKCWRLFGDAECKAMWDQSIVAVNQHLADEVRERELWYGHADMTTGKRTATRYGALDAFMPALLALGGDLDRARRLQDSGLKMWRLHGIEPESLDYAKMQVASPGYALRPEIVESAYYLHVLTGEPQYRAMGREFFEDFVRHCRTEAGYAALKDVTSKQQDDSMESFLFAETFKYYYLLFAPAQTLDFKTVTFNTEAHPLHLPAAKPQ, from the coding sequence ATGAAACTACGCACGCTCGCCTGCCTCATCGCCGCCGCCCTGATCGCCGGTTGCGCCCAGCCCGCCGCCGACAGCGCTGCAACGCCGTCGACGCCCGCGCCCACCGCCACCGTCGCGCCCGCCGCCACCGTCGACGAGGCCGAAGCCGCGCGCCTGGCCGAACAGGTCAAGCAGGAAACCCGGCATGCCTGGCAGGGCTACAAGCGCTACGCCTGGGGCCGCGACGCGCTCAAGCCGCTGAGCAAGAGCGGTCACGACTGGTACGCGCATTCGCTGCTGATGACCCCCGTGGATGCGTTGGACACCCTGGTGCTGATGGGCCTGAAGACCGAGGCGGACGAGGCGCGCGAGCTGATCGCGACCCAGCTCGGTTTCGACCACGACATGTACGTGCAGAACTTCGAAGTCACCATCCGCCTGCTCGGTGGCCTGCTGTCGGCTTACCAGATGACGGGCGATGAGCGCCTGCTGAAGCTCGCCGACGACCTGGGCAGGCGCCTGCTGCCGGTGTTCGATTCGCCCACCGGCCTGCCGTACACCCACGTCAACCTGCGCACCGGCAAGACCCGCGGCAAGGTCAGCAACCCGGCCGAGACCGGCACCTTGCTGATCGAGTTCGGCATGCTGTCCAAGTTCACCGGCAATCCGGTCTACTACGACAAGGCCAAGCGCGCGCTGGTCGAAACCTACAATCGCCGCGATCCCAAGACCGGCCTGGTCGGCTCCTGGATCGATGTGGAAAGCGGCCGCTGGACCGACACCGGCTCGCACATCGGCGGCGGCATCGATTCCTACTACGAGTACTTGTACAAGTGCTGGCGTCTGTTCGGCGACGCCGAGTGCAAGGCCATGTGGGACCAGAGCATCGTCGCCGTCAACCAGCACCTGGCCGACGAAGTGCGCGAGCGCGAGCTGTGGTACGGCCATGCCGACATGACCACCGGCAAGCGCACCGCCACCCGCTACGGCGCGCTGGACGCGTTCATGCCGGCGCTGCTGGCCCTGGGCGGCGACCTGGACCGCGCGCGCCGGCTGCAGGATTCGGGCCTGAAGATGTGGCGCCTGCACGGCATCGAGCCGGAGTCGCTGGACTACGCCAAGATGCAGGTGGCCTCGCCGGGCTATGCGCTGCGGCCGGAGATCGTCGAGTCGGCCTATTACCTGCACGTGCTCACCGGCGAGCCGCAGTACCGGGCCATGGGCCGCGAGTTCTTCGAGGACTTCGTCCGCCACTGCCGCACCGAGGCCGGCTACGCCGCGCTCAAGGACGTGACCAGCAAGCAGCAGGACGACTCGATGGAGAGCTTCCTCTTCGCCGAGACCTTCAAGTACTACTACCTGCTGTTCGCGCCGGCGCAGACGCTGGACTTCAAGACGGTGACCTTCAACACCGAGGCGCATCCGCTGCATCTGCCGGCGGCCAAGCCGCAGTGA
- a CDS encoding beta-mannosidase: MHRWRRGLAFAAAVLFAATAQAAAPGVRDLGGAWEFRLLPQDLQAREHADATQWRAARVPGHVHTDLLAQGLIPDPYVGAPEAQLQWIGLGAWEYRSRFDLDPATLRRAHAELVFEGLDTYADVSLNGEPLLAADNAFRTWRLPVTGKLRARGNELRVLLHSPIRRLLPQVQAMPHKIAGNYPSPYGDEPKDAMTGNFARKPGYHYGWDWGPRYVTAGIWRAVRLESWDGLRIDELHLRQLRVDADAAELSAQLQVRADAAGPATLEVDWLDPDGRRARSLRQKITLRAGEQTLSLPLRIERPRRWYPYGYGEQALYTFRARLRGEGGQQAQVQQRTGLRRVELRRPRDAAGQGFAFAVNGIEIFAKGANAIPFDMFPARVSTQRLRKTLEDARAANMNMLRNWGGGYYESDAFFDLADELGLMVWQDFMYGGGMQPGYDAGFRANAVAEARDQVRRLRRHPSIVLWCGNNEEETAWKDWGHRRTLTQADPAFAQEVWDGYVQLFGRDLRDVVARESGEVPYWSSSPSNDLDEKANDSAKGDKHYWDVWAGSKPIAAYLGESPRFMSEFGLQAWPVLRTVDTFASKAEQGLATPVVRAHQKFLAGAGNERLLLYIRAGYGEPRDFADFVYLSQVMQAEGIELAALHHRASRPHTMGSLYWQLNDVWPGASWSSIDYYGRWKALQFHARRFFAPVAASALRKDGRTALNLLSDRTQAKPAQWTLRVIDFDGREHWRDQGQVTLAPLAATAAGAWSDAELLRGADPRRTAAVFELQVAGEPVSRRVVYFDEAKSLALADPQLRTQWRRDGDAAVLTLQAGALTRALWIEFDGLDAQLSDNALTLLPGESVQLRVRADADLERLRRSLRLRWLGAP; this comes from the coding sequence CTGCATCGGTGGCGGCGCGGACTCGCGTTCGCGGCGGCGGTTTTGTTCGCCGCCACCGCGCAGGCCGCGGCGCCGGGCGTGCGCGATCTGGGCGGAGCCTGGGAATTCCGGCTGCTGCCGCAGGATCTGCAGGCGCGCGAGCACGCGGACGCGACCCAGTGGCGCGCCGCGCGCGTTCCCGGCCACGTCCACACCGACCTGCTCGCGCAGGGGCTGATACCGGACCCCTACGTGGGCGCGCCGGAAGCGCAGCTGCAATGGATCGGCCTGGGCGCCTGGGAGTACCGCAGCCGCTTCGATCTGGACCCGGCGACCTTGCGCCGCGCCCACGCCGAACTGGTGTTCGAGGGCCTGGACACCTACGCCGACGTGAGCCTCAACGGCGAGCCGCTGCTGGCGGCCGACAACGCGTTCCGCACCTGGCGCCTGCCGGTGACCGGCAAGCTGCGTGCGCGCGGCAACGAACTGCGCGTGCTGCTGCATTCGCCGATCCGGCGACTGCTGCCTCAGGTGCAGGCCATGCCGCACAAGATCGCCGGCAACTATCCCTCGCCCTACGGCGACGAACCCAAGGACGCGATGACCGGCAACTTCGCGCGCAAGCCCGGTTACCACTACGGCTGGGACTGGGGCCCGCGCTACGTGACCGCCGGCATCTGGCGCGCGGTGCGGCTGGAAAGCTGGGACGGCCTGCGCATCGACGAACTGCATCTGCGCCAGCTGCGCGTGGACGCCGACGCGGCCGAACTCAGCGCGCAGCTGCAGGTGCGCGCCGATGCCGCCGGCCCTGCGACCTTGGAAGTAGATTGGCTGGACCCCGACGGCCGGCGCGCGCGTAGCTTGCGCCAGAAGATCACGCTGCGGGCGGGCGAGCAGACGCTGAGCCTGCCCTTGCGCATCGAACGGCCGCGGCGCTGGTACCCGTACGGCTACGGCGAACAGGCGCTGTACACCTTCCGCGCGCGCCTGCGCGGCGAGGGCGGTCAACAGGCCCAGGTGCAGCAGCGCACCGGCCTGCGCCGGGTCGAACTGCGCCGCCCGCGCGATGCGGCGGGGCAGGGCTTCGCCTTCGCGGTCAACGGCATCGAAATCTTCGCCAAGGGCGCCAACGCGATTCCCTTCGACATGTTTCCGGCACGCGTGTCCACGCAGCGCCTGCGCAAGACCCTGGAAGACGCGCGCGCGGCCAACATGAACATGCTGCGCAACTGGGGCGGCGGCTACTACGAGAGCGACGCCTTCTTCGACCTGGCCGACGAGCTGGGCCTGATGGTGTGGCAGGACTTTATGTACGGCGGCGGCATGCAGCCGGGCTACGACGCGGGCTTCCGCGCCAACGCCGTGGCCGAGGCGCGCGATCAGGTGCGGCGCCTGCGCCGCCATCCCAGCATCGTGCTGTGGTGCGGCAACAACGAAGAGGAGACCGCCTGGAAGGACTGGGGCCACCGGCGCACCCTGACCCAGGCCGATCCCGCGTTCGCGCAAGAAGTGTGGGACGGCTACGTGCAGCTGTTCGGCCGCGACCTGCGCGACGTGGTGGCGCGCGAGTCGGGCGAGGTGCCGTACTGGTCCAGCTCGCCCAGCAACGACCTGGACGAGAAGGCCAACGACTCGGCCAAGGGCGACAAGCACTACTGGGACGTGTGGGCCGGCTCCAAGCCGATCGCCGCCTACCTGGGCGAGTCGCCGCGCTTCATGTCCGAGTTCGGCCTGCAGGCCTGGCCGGTGCTGCGCACGGTGGACACGTTCGCGAGCAAGGCCGAGCAGGGCCTAGCCACGCCGGTGGTGCGCGCGCACCAGAAGTTCCTGGCCGGCGCCGGCAACGAGCGCCTGCTGCTGTACATCCGCGCCGGTTACGGCGAGCCGCGCGATTTCGCCGACTTCGTCTACCTCAGCCAGGTCATGCAGGCCGAGGGCATCGAGCTGGCCGCACTGCACCACCGCGCCAGCCGGCCGCACACCATGGGCTCGCTGTACTGGCAGCTCAACGACGTCTGGCCAGGCGCGTCCTGGTCCAGCATCGACTACTACGGCCGCTGGAAGGCGCTGCAGTTCCACGCCCGGCGCTTCTTCGCTCCGGTGGCGGCGTCGGCGCTGCGCAAGGACGGCCGCACCGCGCTGAACCTGCTGTCGGACCGCACCCAGGCAAAGCCCGCGCAATGGACGCTGCGGGTCATCGATTTCGACGGCCGCGAACACTGGCGCGACCAGGGCCAGGTCACGCTGGCGCCGCTGGCGGCCACCGCCGCCGGCGCCTGGAGCGATGCCGAGCTGCTGCGCGGCGCCGACCCGCGCCGCACCGCCGCGGTGTTCGAACTGCAGGTCGCGGGCGAGCCGGTCTCGCGCCGCGTGGTCTATTTCGACGAGGCCAAGTCCCTGGCCCTGGCCGACCCGCAGCTGCGCACGCAGTGGCGCCGCGACGGCGACGCCGCGGTACTGACGCTGCAGGCCGGCGCGCTGACGCGCGCGCTGTGGATCGAGTTCGACGGCCTGGACGCCCAGTTGTCCGACAACGCCCTGACCCTGCTGCCCGGCGAGAGCGTGCAACTGCGCGTGCGCGCCGATGCCGACCTGGAACGCCTGCGCCGCAGCCTGCGCCTGCGCTGGCTCGGCGCGCCCTGA
- a CDS encoding AGE family epimerase/isomerase — translation MQPDSTPPAGTHDPSAPEFRSEHFLRAHIARTMAFYHPRCIDPSGGFFHYYKDDGGVYDASHRHLVSSTRFVFNYAMAAREFGDDEALRTQYLQAARHGLRYLRERHRNADTGGYAWTLRDGQVEDETYHCYGVAFVLLAYSTALKAGIEEARAWMDETWQLLERHYWEPQHRLYRDEADAHWHFSGYRGQNANMHMCEAMLAAFEASGERRYLQRALDLAERMTCDQAARAGGLVWEHYDADWKVDWTYHLDDPKHLFRPWGFQPGHQTEWAKLLLILDRHVDEDWLVPTARHLFDVSLANSWDAQRGGMYYGFAYEGLRHAGEGRAAVEGDAYICDDDKYFWVQAESLAAAALLAARTGERRYWDWYQRLWAYSWAHMVDHHYGAWFRILDADNRKYSDEKSPAGKTDYHTMGACYEVLNVLRGS, via the coding sequence ATGCAGCCTGACAGCACGCCGCCGGCCGGCACTCACGACCCGTCCGCCCCGGAATTCCGCTCCGAGCATTTCCTGCGCGCGCACATCGCGCGCACCATGGCCTTCTACCACCCGCGCTGCATCGACCCGTCCGGCGGCTTCTTCCATTACTACAAGGACGACGGCGGCGTTTACGACGCTTCGCACCGGCACCTGGTCAGCAGCACCCGCTTCGTCTTCAACTACGCCATGGCCGCGCGCGAGTTCGGCGACGACGAGGCGCTGCGCACCCAGTACCTGCAGGCCGCGCGCCACGGCTTGCGCTACCTGCGCGAACGCCACCGCAATGCCGACACCGGCGGCTACGCCTGGACCCTGCGCGACGGCCAGGTCGAGGACGAGACCTACCATTGCTACGGCGTGGCCTTCGTGCTGCTGGCGTACTCCACCGCGCTCAAGGCCGGCATCGAGGAGGCGCGCGCCTGGATGGACGAGACCTGGCAGTTGCTCGAGCGCCACTACTGGGAACCGCAACACCGCCTGTACCGCGACGAGGCCGATGCGCACTGGCATTTCAGCGGCTACCGCGGCCAGAACGCCAACATGCACATGTGCGAGGCCATGCTGGCCGCGTTCGAGGCCAGCGGCGAGCGCCGCTACCTGCAGCGCGCGCTCGACCTGGCCGAACGCATGACCTGCGACCAGGCCGCGCGCGCCGGCGGCCTGGTCTGGGAGCACTACGACGCCGATTGGAAGGTCGACTGGACCTACCACCTCGACGACCCCAAGCACCTGTTCCGTCCCTGGGGTTTCCAGCCCGGCCACCAGACCGAGTGGGCCAAGCTGCTGCTGATTCTCGACCGTCACGTGGACGAGGACTGGCTGGTGCCGACCGCACGCCACCTGTTCGATGTGTCGCTCGCGAATTCGTGGGATGCGCAGCGCGGCGGCATGTACTACGGTTTTGCCTACGAAGGCTTGCGTCACGCGGGCGAGGGCAGGGCGGCGGTCGAGGGCGACGCCTACATCTGCGACGACGACAAGTATTTTTGGGTGCAGGCGGAGTCGTTGGCGGCGGCGGCCTTGCTTGCCGCACGCACCGGCGAGCGCCGCTATTGGGATTGGTACCAGCGCCTGTGGGCCTATTCCTGGGCGCATATGGTCGATCACCACTACGGCGCCTGGTTCCGCATCCTCGACGCCGACAACCGCAAGTACAGCGACGAGAAGAGCCCGGCCGGCAAGACCGATTACCACACCATGGGCGCCTGCTACGAGGTGCTGAACGTGTTGCGCGGGAGCTGA
- a CDS encoding carbohydrate kinase family protein, which produces MRTIVCFGEALIDFLAQPAAAADAPRAFLQYAGGAPANVAAAAARLGAPTQFVGMLGRDMFGDFLLDSLQACGVDTRHVVRTDAAKTALAFVALDGHGERSFSFYRPPAADLLFRTGDYAAECFAQAGAFHVCSNSLTEDEIAAATLHGMRLAREAGALVSLDLNLRPMLWPQGVQPRPRLWQALAAADVVKLARNELDYLAEPYGGGEAGERAVRERLFAGAARWLVVTDGGAPMRWYSHEAEGELRGFRVKAVDTTAAGDAFVGGLLFRLCELGVDAARLPALLSDRAALEDALRFAAAVGALAVTRHGAFAAMPTHAQVQQLLKEQYEHAA; this is translated from the coding sequence ATGCGCACTATCGTTTGTTTCGGCGAGGCCCTGATCGATTTCCTCGCCCAGCCCGCGGCGGCGGCGGACGCGCCGCGCGCGTTCCTGCAGTACGCCGGCGGCGCGCCGGCCAACGTGGCCGCGGCCGCCGCGCGCCTGGGCGCGCCGACCCAGTTCGTGGGCATGCTGGGCCGCGACATGTTCGGCGACTTCCTGCTCGACAGCCTGCAGGCCTGCGGCGTGGACACGCGCCATGTGGTGCGCACCGATGCGGCCAAGACCGCGCTGGCCTTCGTCGCCCTGGACGGCCACGGCGAGCGCAGCTTCAGCTTCTACCGCCCGCCGGCGGCGGACCTGCTGTTCCGCACCGGGGATTACGCGGCCGAGTGCTTCGCCCAGGCCGGCGCCTTCCACGTCTGCTCCAACAGCCTGACCGAGGACGAGATCGCCGCCGCCACCCTGCACGGCATGCGCCTGGCGCGCGAGGCCGGCGCCCTGGTCAGCCTGGACCTCAACCTGCGGCCGATGCTGTGGCCCCAAGGCGTGCAGCCGCGGCCGCGGCTGTGGCAGGCGCTGGCCGCGGCCGACGTGGTCAAGCTGGCGCGCAACGAGCTGGACTACCTGGCCGAGCCCTATGGCGGCGGCGAGGCCGGCGAGCGCGCGGTGCGCGAGCGCCTGTTTGCCGGCGCGGCGCGCTGGCTGGTGGTCACCGACGGCGGCGCGCCCATGCGCTGGTACAGCCACGAGGCCGAAGGCGAGCTGCGCGGTTTCCGGGTCAAGGCGGTGGACACCACCGCCGCCGGCGACGCCTTCGTCGGCGGCCTGCTGTTCCGCCTGTGCGAACTGGGCGTGGACGCGGCGCGGCTGCCGGCCCTGCTGTCCGACCGCGCCGCGCTGGAAGACGCGCTGCGTTTCGCCGCCGCGGTCGGCGCGCTGGCGGTGACCCGACACGGCGCCTTCGCGGCAATGCCCACGCACGCACAGGTGCAGCAACTGCTCAAGGAACAGTACGAACATGCAGCCTGA
- a CDS encoding sugar MFS transporter, with the protein MSTQVRTAPAPAAHAARNRAALVAMTAIFFMWGFITELNGVLIPHLQSVFQLTHARSMLLDSAFFGAYFVMAIPAGRVVAKVGYKLGIVIGLLIAGAGALLVLPAAQAASFELFLPALFILATGIVLLQVSANPYVSLLGAPERAASRLNFAQAVNSLGHTIGPYVAGLLIFSATLLSAEQLAKLPAAERVQTVQPLYIGVAAALIVLALAVYFFRMPALTESTEQADTRKHGYAEVLRLPHLRWGVLAIFFYVGVEVTVAHFMVKYVSRPDIGAMSEANAALYLSYYHGAAMIGRFLGAALLMSANPRRLLPLYAAINIVLLLVTMNTLGGVAMWSVVLVGLFNSIMFPTIFTLAIERLGPMTEKASSLLVMAIVGGAVIPPLQGAFVDLFQGALGDETRALQYAFFVSALCYAYIVWYGLRGSRLQGATHTAQGQD; encoded by the coding sequence ATGAGTACGCAAGTCCGTACCGCGCCGGCGCCTGCCGCGCACGCCGCACGCAACCGCGCGGCCCTGGTCGCGATGACCGCGATCTTCTTCATGTGGGGCTTCATCACCGAGCTCAATGGGGTGCTGATTCCGCACCTGCAATCGGTGTTCCAGCTCACCCACGCCCGCTCGATGCTGCTGGACTCGGCCTTCTTCGGCGCCTACTTCGTGATGGCGATACCGGCCGGGCGGGTGGTGGCCAAGGTTGGTTACAAGCTCGGCATCGTGATCGGCCTGCTGATCGCCGGCGCCGGTGCGTTGCTGGTGCTGCCGGCGGCGCAGGCGGCCTCGTTCGAACTGTTCCTGCCGGCCTTGTTCATCCTGGCCACCGGCATCGTGCTGCTGCAGGTCTCGGCCAATCCCTACGTGAGCCTGCTCGGCGCGCCCGAGCGCGCCGCCAGCCGGCTCAACTTCGCCCAGGCGGTGAACTCGCTGGGCCACACCATCGGGCCCTACGTGGCCGGCCTGCTGATTTTCAGCGCGACCCTGCTCAGCGCCGAACAGCTGGCCAAGCTGCCGGCTGCCGAGCGCGTGCAGACGGTGCAGCCGCTGTACATCGGCGTGGCCGCGGCGCTGATCGTGCTGGCGCTGGCGGTGTACTTCTTCCGCATGCCGGCGCTGACCGAATCCACCGAGCAGGCCGACACGCGCAAGCACGGCTACGCCGAAGTGCTGCGCCTGCCGCACCTGCGCTGGGGCGTGCTGGCGATCTTCTTCTACGTGGGCGTGGAGGTCACTGTCGCCCACTTCATGGTCAAGTACGTCTCGCGCCCGGACATCGGCGCGATGAGCGAGGCCAACGCCGCGCTGTATCTGTCCTACTACCACGGCGCGGCCATGATCGGCCGCTTCCTGGGCGCGGCGCTGCTGATGAGCGCCAACCCGCGGCGCCTGCTGCCGCTGTACGCGGCGATCAATATCGTGCTGCTGCTGGTCACCATGAACACCTTGGGCGGCGTGGCGATGTGGTCGGTGGTGCTGGTGGGCCTGTTCAACTCGATCATGTTCCCGACCATCTTCACCCTGGCGATCGAGCGCCTGGGGCCGATGACCGAAAAGGCCTCCAGCCTGCTGGTCATGGCCATCGTCGGCGGCGCGGTGATTCCGCCGTTGCAGGGCGCCTTCGTCGATCTGTTCCAGGGCGCGCTGGGCGACGAGACCCGCGCGCTGCAATACGCCTTCTTCGTCTCCGCGCTCTGCTACGCCTACATCGTCTGGTACGGCCTGCGCGGCTCGCGTTTGCAAGGCGCTACGCACACCGCACAGGGGCAGGATTGA
- a CDS encoding LacI family DNA-binding transcriptional regulator: MTTHKSGTGRSSRKQVTVTDIAQACGVSRATVSLVLRGSPLVHADTRARVEAELKRQRYVYNRAAANLRRQTSSSVALVINDLSNPFFAEFAAGVDEALGEEGFVTLLGSTGESPQRQLAVLGSLVEHGPAGIILSPAEHSDGAALQRLLGAHTPALVFNRALPGVDWDFLALDNEHGARLATEHLLSLGHRRIAFFGGHADSSSCQQRRQGYTDALRAAGIEPSPEWLVECSPTRVDAAARTGELFEHAREAGAAVCYNDTVALGLMLGLSARGIRPGADFALTGFDDITEAALSTPSLTTLAAQPRACGRQAAELLLQRVRDPGALPRRVIAPVKLVVRGSSGAAAM, translated from the coding sequence ATGACGACCCACAAGTCCGGCACCGGCCGGTCCAGCCGCAAGCAAGTCACCGTGACCGACATCGCCCAGGCCTGCGGCGTGTCGCGGGCGACGGTATCGCTGGTGCTGCGCGGCAGCCCGCTGGTGCATGCCGATACGCGCGCCCGGGTGGAAGCCGAGCTCAAGCGCCAGCGCTACGTCTACAACCGCGCCGCGGCGAATCTGCGCCGGCAGACCTCCAGTTCGGTCGCGCTGGTGATCAACGATCTGTCCAACCCCTTCTTCGCCGAATTCGCCGCGGGCGTGGACGAAGCCTTGGGCGAGGAGGGCTTCGTCACCTTGCTCGGCAGCACCGGCGAATCGCCGCAGCGCCAGCTGGCGGTGCTGGGTTCGCTGGTCGAGCACGGCCCGGCCGGCATCATCCTCTCGCCGGCCGAGCACAGCGACGGTGCGGCCTTGCAGCGCCTGCTGGGCGCGCACACGCCGGCGCTGGTGTTCAACCGCGCCTTGCCCGGCGTGGACTGGGACTTCCTGGCCCTGGACAACGAGCACGGCGCGCGCCTGGCCACCGAGCATCTGCTGTCGCTGGGGCACCGCCGCATCGCCTTCTTCGGCGGCCATGCCGATTCCAGCTCCTGCCAGCAGCGCCGGCAGGGCTACACCGACGCCTTGCGCGCGGCGGGCATCGAGCCCTCGCCGGAGTGGCTGGTGGAATGCAGCCCGACCCGCGTGGATGCGGCGGCGCGCACCGGCGAACTGTTCGAGCATGCGCGCGAGGCCGGCGCGGCGGTTTGCTACAACGACACCGTCGCCCTTGGCCTGATGCTGGGCCTGAGCGCGCGCGGCATCCGGCCCGGCGCGGACTTCGCCCTGACCGGTTTCGACGACATCACCGAAGCGGCGCTGTCGACGCCGTCGTTGACCACGCTGGCGGCGCAGCCGCGCGCGTGCGGACGCCAGGCCGCCGAGCTGCTGCTGCAGCGCGTGCGCGATCCCGGTGCGCTGCCGCGGCGGGTGATCGCACCGGTGAAGCTGGTGGTGCGCGGCAGCAGCGGAGCCGCGGCCATGTGA